TAGTCAAGTCCAGGATCTCAAAATTCGACAACCATCCATATCCCTATACTATCGAGCGGGGAAAGGGAGTGGTGCTGCATAGATGGTTCTACAATCAGTGAGGTGTTCATATGAGGATACTCGTTGTTGAGGATAACAAGGAAATGCGGGATTTCCTGGAGAAATCCCTTCAGACCAAGGGATATAAGGTGGAAACCCGTTCAAATGGGGATGAAGCCTGGAAGCTGCTTGAAAGAGGTGAGCGATTCGATCTGGTGATAACCGATGTGGTGATGCCGGTGATGGATGGTATGGAGCTTCTGAGGCGGATCAAGGACAGGTTCCCAACCATGGACGTGATCGTCATCACGGGATACGGATCTATAAACCAGGCCGTGGAGGCTATGAAACTGGGAGCCTCGGATTACATCCCCAAACCTGTGGAGCTGAATCAGCTTCTCTCCGCCGTGGAGGGGGTGCTCACTCCAGCAAAGGCGATGAGGATAACCGGCTCTCAGCTTTCAGCTATGTTGAACATGTCGGTTTTGCTTCACACCCTTCCGGGTATAGCCTCGTTGAAGGAACTGCTGGAACGAATCGCCGACTACATATCCGATAATTTCTTCCCCGACGGATTCGTCATAGCGATCTTCGATGAGGAAAAACAGGAGTTGGAGGTTAAACTTCAGAAGAACATCCCAGGCGTGAAGGAAGGGGACAGGATTAAGCTGGTGCCAAGGGAGGAGATCGTTAGGGAGGTAGTGATGGGGACAGAGACGGAACTTCCCGCTCCGATTGAGCCGGAGAGGTATCAGATAAACCTGCCTCTGGCGGTCAACAACAGGCTGGTGGGGCTTCTGACCCTGGCTTATAAACACGAGCCGAAGCTCGATCATAAGGCGATCCAGTTCATGAAGCTTTTCACCTATCAGGCGGCGATCGCCATCTCCAATGCCATGGATCGTGAGGCGTTGCGGCGCACGCTGAAGGATCTTGAACGCCTGGAGGTGATAGGTAAGGAGCTGGCCGGCAGGGAAAGGGCGGATGAGATAATAAGCTATTCCCTGGAGGAGGCCTCCGATCTCCTTGGAGCGGATGTGGTTTCGCTCACCATACTCCCCGCCGAGCCGAAGTTTAAGGAGATGGCCGGAATATACGTGCTTGTTCCCGAGGAGGAAGTGCCACTTCATATCGATAACGAGATCAGAAGGAGGATCGAGCCTGTGGTCTTATCCTTTTTTGGCGGGGAAAGCGGAATCATCCTCAGCGATCTGCCCACTCTTCCCGTCGTATCCTCCTCCGCCCCCGATCGCTTCCCCGAGAGGATCAACGGTTTCATCAAC
This sequence is a window from Candidatus Poribacteria bacterium. Protein-coding genes within it:
- a CDS encoding response regulator, with the protein product MRILVVEDNKEMRDFLEKSLQTKGYKVETRSNGDEAWKLLERGERFDLVITDVVMPVMDGMELLRRIKDRFPTMDVIVITGYGSINQAVEAMKLGASDYIPKPVELNQLLSAVEGVLTPAKAMRITGSQLSAMLNMSVLLHTLPGIASLKELLERIADYISDNFFPDGFVIAIFDEEKQELEVKLQKNIPGVKEGDRIKLVPREEIVREVVMGTETELPAPIEPERYQINLPLAVNNRLVGLLTLAYKHEPKLDHKAIQFMKLFTYQAAIAISNAMDREALRRTLKDLERLEVIGKELAGRERADEIISYSLEEASDLLGADVVSLTILPAEPKFKEMAGIYVLVPEEEVPLHIDNEIRRRIEPVVLSFFGGESGIILSDLPTLPVVSSSAPDRFPERINGFINALLIKGQGEIVGIVSAMSEYDKFDRVDVRLLQMMGYDIAIALQRAAVMDELRVLNESTIRSLARAVEARDPYTLGHSERVAEISVLLGRRMGLDEEKLNKLRVAGLLHDIGKIGVPDWILNKKGKLTEEDYSKIKEHPSIGASILQEIPPLREIVPWVRHHHERVDGNGYPDGLKGEEIPLEARILAVADAFDAMTSDRVYRPAFPLEKVMRIMEDGKDKQWDGKIVDILLEIAPSLTK